Proteins encoded together in one Bombus pascuorum chromosome 16, iyBomPasc1.1, whole genome shotgun sequence window:
- the LOC132915329 gene encoding fatty acyl-CoA reductase 1-like produces MDTINKEGNENSINKRLIKTNTLEEFYAGSGILVTGVTGFLGKGLLEKLMRVCPRIAAIYILIRPKTNETIEERFKKIMDDPIYDGIKAKNPSLFSRVYAVKGDVSLPDLGVSQEDRNLLQEKVNIVFHAAATVSFNEPLHVAVNVNTKGTARVVQLWNELKHPIGFVHVSTAYSNANLDEIEEKVYTTSLNPSAVIDMCDKLDETSIKLIENSILKTYPNTYTFSKNLAEQIAASNSKHLPVAIVRPSIIGPSLKEPYPGWIQNISGFTGIFLLIGKGCASAIRGRRDARVDLVPVDFVVDTIICTAWHVTLYHDHEVKVYNCTSNAYPFTCGQMKDAMVKCSIENPMKDTLWYPGCPMIANRYIYNVRSVIPHVLLAFVIDTFLRLRGSKPIMMKLLNNGNKLFASLQYFILHEWTFQRDNCSDLARKVKMLNDSDKVKLDLEDMNWEKYVAIYLMGIKKFILKDDFNSLARQRLSRLYWINQIIKISGMIMLIWIMLCIEY; encoded by the exons ATGGATACAATTAATAAAGAAGGGAATGAAAATTCGATCAATAAAAGGTTGATTAAGACGAATACTCTCGAAGAATTCTACGCCGGTAGTGGGATTCTTGTGACTGGAGTAACCGGTTTCCTTGGAAAAGGTCTTCTGGAAAAACTGATGCGCGTATGTCCACGCATCGCTGccatttatatactaattcgtccaaaaacgaacgaaacgatagAAGAACGATTTAAGAAGATCATGGATGATCCC ATTTATGATGGCATTAAAGCAAAGAACCCCTCACTTTTCAGCAGAGTTTATGCCGTGAAAGGTGACGTGAGTCTGCCGGATTTAGGTGTTTCGCAAGAAGATAGAAATCTGTTGCAAGAAAAAGTAAACATAGTGTTTCACGCCGCGGCCACTGTGAGCTTCAACGAGCCGTTACACGTCGCTGTCAATGTGAATACGAAAGGTACCGCCCGTGTCGTCCAACTTTGGAACGAACTAAAGCATCCAATTGGCTTTGTCCACGTTAGCACAGCTTATAGTAATGCGAACCTAGATGAGATTGAGGAAAAAGTTTATAC TACAAGCTTGAATCCTTCAGCGGTAATCGATATGTGTGACAAACTCGATGAAACTTCGATAAAGCTAATAGAAAATAGCATTTTAAAAACGTATCCAAATACATACACATTCAGTAAGAATTTAGCAGAGCAGATTGCAGCAAGCAATAGTAAACACCTGCCAGTTGCGATAGTACGACCAAGCATAATTGGTCCTTCTCTGAAAGAACCATATCCTGGTTGGATACAGAATATTTCTGGATTTACAG GTATCTTTCTGCTAATCGGCAAAGGATGTGCATCAGCGATACGAGGTAGGAGAGATGCAAGAGTGGATCTAGTGCCTGTCGATTTCGTAGTCGACACGATAATATGTACTGCATGGCATGTCACGCTGTATCATGATCATGAAGTTAAAGTATACAACTGCACGAGTAACGCATAcccttttac ATGTGGTCAGATGAAAGATGCCATGGTGAAGTGTAGCATAGAAAACCCAATGAAGGATACGCTATGGTACCCGGGTTGTCCAATGATAGCtaatagatatatttacaatgttCGGAGTGTAATTCCACATGTTTTGCTTGCGTTCGTCATAGATACATTTTTAAGACTCCGAGGTAGTAAACCAAT AATGATGAAACTTCTAAATAATGGCAATAAGCTGTTCGCATCGCTACAATATTTCATCTTGCACGAATGGACTTTCCAAAGAGATAACTGTTCCGACTTAgcgagaaaagtaaaaatgttgaaCGACAGCGATAAGGTCAAACTAGATTTGGAGGATATGAATTGGGAGAAGTATGTTGCCATTTACCTGATgggaattaagaaatttattctgaAAGATGATTTTAACTCACTAGCCCGACAACGATTATCAAG GTTGTACTGGATAAATCAGATCATCAAAATATCTGGTATGATAATGTTGATATGGATAATGTTATGTATTGAGTACTGA